From one Eucalyptus grandis isolate ANBG69807.140 chromosome 9, ASM1654582v1, whole genome shotgun sequence genomic stretch:
- the LOC104419067 gene encoding ankyrin repeat domain-containing protein 2A — MASNPAKDAPSDGKSSASELSEGQAQSGQGMASPLPGVDLGGANPFDFSSMSNMLNDPSIKELAEQIAKDPAFNQMAEQLQKTFQGVTEDEGIPQFDSQQYMSTIQQVMDNPDFMSMAERLGSVLMQDPAMSSMLENFSNPSQKEQIEERMARIKDDPSLKHILEEIEKGGPPAMMRYWNDKDVLQKLGEAMGLAVTGEAATSAQNSVPDEEDDSGNEDEPIVHQTASAGDVEGLKKALTSGADKDEVDAEGRTALHFACGYGEEKCAQVLLEAGAGVDALDKNKNTALHYAAGYGRKECVELLLKNGAAVTLQNMDGKTPIDVAKLNNQHEVLKLLEKDAFL, encoded by the exons ATGGGAAGTCTTCTGCATCTGAGTTGTCTGAGGGGCAGGCACAATCAGGTCAAGGCATGGCTTCTCCTCTGCCAGGAGTTGATTTGGGTGGAGCCAATCCATTTGACTTCTCATCCATGTCCAACATGCTCAAT GATCCTAGTATCAAGGAATTAGCTGAACAGATAGCGAAGGACCCCGCATTCAACCAAATGGCAGAGCAGCTTCAGAAGACTTTTCAAGGTGTAACTGAAGATGAAGGTATTCCTCAGTTTGATAGTCAACAGTACATGTCGACCATCCAACAAGTCATGGATAATCCTGACTTCATGTCCATGGCTGAGCGGCTTGGTTCTGTACTGATGCAG GATCCTGCCATGTCTAGCATGCTTGAGAATTTTTCGAATCcatcacaaaaagaacagaTTGAGGAACGGATGGCGCGCATCAAGGACGATCCATCTTTAAAGCATATTTTGGAAGAAATAGAGAAGGGGGGTCCTCCTGCCATGATGAG GTACTGGAACGATAAAGATGTTCTGCAGAAGCTGGGTGAAGCAATGGGTCTTGCAGTTACAGGAGAAGCAGCAACTTCTGCTCAAAATTCTGTTccagatgaagaagatgattcagGAAATGAGGATGAGCCTATAGTTCACCAAACAGCTAGTGCTGGTGATGTGGAG GGTTTGAAGAAAGCACTCACTTCTGGTGCTGATAAGGATGAAGTAGATGCTGAAGGAAGAACAGCATTGCATTTCGCATGTGGATATGGAGAG GAGAAGTGTGCTCAGGTCCTTCTTGAAGCAGGAGCGGGAGTGGATGCTCTGGATAAGAACAAAAACACTGCTCTCCACTATGCGGCTGGCTATGGTAGGAAAGAGTGCGTGGAACTTCTGTTGAAGAATGGTGCTGCTGT AACTCTGCAGAACATGGATGGCAAGACTCCTATTGATGTCGCAAAGCTGAACAACCAGCATGAGGTGCTAAAGCTGCTCGAGAAGGATGCTTTCCTGTAA